The genomic DNA CGTGCTGGCGAGACGCGACCGCGCCCCTGCATCCGCAGTCCGGAGTCTTGCTCCGGAAGTCCCCACCGGGGATTGGCCGCCGGGCCGGCCCGGCGTGCAGGCGAGATGCGAGCACGTCCCTGCGCGAGCGGGCCGGAGTCCCGTGCGGAAGTCCCCACCCGCCGTTGGCCGCTGAGCCGGCCCGGCGTGCTGGCGAGACGCGACCGCGCCCCTACGCCCGCAGGCCCGGAGTCTTGCTCCGGAAGTCCCCACCGGGGGTTGGCCGCTGAGCCGGCCCGGCGTGCAGACGAGACGCGAACGCGCTCCCTCTACCCCGGCCCAGAACGCAGTACAGGCAAGGGAACTCATGCGTCGGCCACCCATTCCTCCGGGCCGCTCGCTCGCTTCTGAAACGGGCTGGAGCGGGCCGAGTCAAGGGTGGAGCGCAGCGGAATCGGCGCAGCCGACGCGACCGCAGGGAGCGCCCTTTACTCGGGCCGCGGAAGCCCGACACTGACAAAGAAGCGAGTGGCCCAACCCGCACACCACAGCTCAGGGGCAGGCCAACACCTACGCCTCCACCCGCACTTTCCCCCGCCCCACCTGCGTCCGCACCGCCCCCATACTCGCCGCGATAACCAACGCAATAGCCATGGCCTCGGCAACGGACAGCGCCTGGTGGAGGATCAGGAAGCCCGCTGTTGCCGCGACGGCTGGTTCCAGGCTCATGAGGATGGCGAAGGTGGAGGCGGGGAGGCGGCGTAGGGCCAGGAGTTCGAGGGTGTACGGGAGGACCGAGGAGAGGACCGCCACTGCCGAGCCGAGGGCAATCGTCGTGGGGTTCAGGAGCTTTGTGCCCGACTCCGCGATGCCGAGGGGCAGGAACACCACCGCTGCCACGACCATCGCCAGCGCCAGACCGTCGGCCTGGGGGAAGCGGCGGCCCGTGCGGGCGCTGAAGATGATGTAGGTGGCCCACATGGCGCCGGCACCGAGGGCGAAGGCCACGCCTATGGGGTCCAGGCTGCTGAAGCCTCCGCCGCCGAGGAGGAAGACGCCGGCCAGAGCGAGCCCCGCCCACACGGCGTTCAGTGCGCGCCGGGACGTCAGGACGGAGAGGGCGAGCGGGCCCAGTACC from Streptomyces sp. NBC_01478 includes the following:
- a CDS encoding EamA family transporter, which gives rise to MDEIRAEPPGSPVSIPSTSSTTAPVATPAAVPRRVGSLGPVGLVLAGGVSVQFGGALAVTLMPRAGSLGVVTLRLLVAAVVLLVVCRPSLRGHSRADWGTVVAFGVTMAAMNGLFYQSLARIPLGPAVTLEVLGPLALSVLTSRRALNAVWAGLALAGVFLLGGGGFSSLDPIGVAFALGAGAMWATYIIFSARTGRRFPQADGLALAMVVAAVVFLPLGIAESGTKLLNPTTIALGSAVAVLSSVLPYTLELLALRRLPASTFAILMSLEPAVAATAGFLILHQALSVAEAMAIALVIAASMGAVRTQVGRGKVRVEA